In Micropterus dolomieu isolate WLL.071019.BEF.003 ecotype Adirondacks unplaced genomic scaffold, ASM2129224v1 contig_9045, whole genome shotgun sequence, the genomic window GAGAAGCCAGGCCGAGCTCATCGACACGatcaaagagaagcagagagagacagagaaacaggctgaaggcttcatcaaagagctggaacaggaaatctctgagctgaagaagagaagctctgaggtggagcagctctcacgctctgaagacctcctccacctcctccaaagCCTCCCGTCCCTGAACGCTGCTCCACCCACCAAGGACTGGACAGAAGTCAGCGTCCGTCCACCTTCATATGAGGGGACTGTGAGGAGAGCTGTGAATCAGCTGGAGGAGACGCTCAGTAAACAGATGAAGAAGCTGCTTGAGGCCGAGCTGAAGAGGGTCCAGCAGTATGCAGTGGATGTGACACTCGATCCTGATACAGCACATCCTGCTCTCATCCTGTCTGATGATGGAAAACAAGTAAACTGTGGTGATGTAGAGAAGAATCTCCCAGACAACCCAGAGAGATTTGATACTTGTCCTAATGTTTTAGCAAAGCAGAGTTTCTCTTCAGGAAGATTTTACTACGAGGTTCAGGTTAAAGGGAAGACTAAGTGGGATTTAGGAGTGGCCAGAGAGTCGATCAACAGGAAGGGAAAAATCATAACGAGTCCTCAGAAAGGTTACTGGACGATATGGTTGAGGAATGAAAATGAGTATAAAGCTCTTGCTGACCCTtcagtcagtctctctctgaAGTCTCAGCCTGAGAAGGTGGGGGTGTTTGTGGATTATGAGGAGGGTCTGGTCTCCTTTTATGACGTTGATGCTGCAGCTCTTATCTACTCCTTTACTGGCTGCTGCTTCACGGAGAAACTCTTCCCATTCTTTAGTCCTTGTCTTAACTATGGTGGTAAAAACTCTGCCCCTCTGATCATCACCAGTGGAACAACCATTTGATGTTCTACagttaatataataaatgtatttttgttgctgATGTGCAGTTTTTCAAGACTGTTAAATCATGAGAAAACAATGTCCTCAGAAATAAGAAGCATTTACACATTCCTTAAATTCTAAGCTGTTTATTGTCTGATCATTGTTTCTAAAAGAAGTGTTGCATACTGGCCCAAATTACTGAAGAgcagtttataaatgagacagaagtcttttccttttctctttttctttttaaataaacaaaagaaaaatactaccaggcgtgtgctcgtacgcgtgctcgcttgaactcatgagcgagcataatcccaAACACAAACGCTTTTGTAACAGTGGGTTCTGGATTGGTAGCGTCCTCCTGTCCTTCGGGCCTGTGGGTAATAAGCGGCTACAAGTTCTTCTTCAATAATCTTCTTTGATCAACACCAAGAAGCATGACAGTAACTACACATGATGTAGCACGTTTCTCACACCCTCCGACTCCGTCACTCTTTTGCATCCCCCTGGGAACATACAGGTGGGAACCAAGATGCtctgaataaacaaaagaaacaattacTGTGTACTAATAAACTTAATTCTGCACATCCAAATAATATATTACTCTTACTGTTATGTAAATCCTACCAACTTATACTGCacagttcaataagaaacaTAAATCATCAAAAATTAAGTAACCAAAATATATAATGCATACAGTAACTAAGGTTACAGTCTTCCCCTGCTACGAGGAGAAATGTCCACATTTCAATCAATTGCATAGAAACAGTGTAATGTGCAGTCATATTCACAATACTCAAATGAGTCAGTAACCTGAATGTTAGGCTATACGGTTTAAGATTTAGCACAGAGGAACACTGAGAACACCTGCACTCGGAAACTTCCCTGAGGTACAAAAACAAAGTCCTTAGCCCACTCTAGGCCCAAAAATAGTCAGGTACATAGAGACAACATATCTAAACATACAGTACcctaacaacaataaatacaacatgTAAGGGCCTGTCAAATTTCCACTAAAACCCATTAAGTGACAAAGTCTTTGTACATAAGCAGCCGCCTAACCAGACGTCCACTTCGGGATGTGACATTTGGAAGCTCCTGAAGTGATGAAGTAAGTCCATCCCTGTGATGTGCAGTTAAGGAGGGGAAAGAGGGAAAGGGGTTTGGATGATGATGGTGTCCATTTCTGCTCATCCGTTGGTTGACTACAAATGGGCCCTTCCATCTGGGAGCAAACTTGTTCATCCGTTGGGCTGGATCATCCAGGAGAACAAGGTCACCTGGTTGGTGGGGATGAGACATAATTTTGACGTACCGAGTCTTTTGATGCTGTTTGGTTGCAGCAGAGTTCTGGGCTGCATCCCTAAAAGCATGAGACAGACGTGTGGCGAGGTCCTGAGCATAAGCTGCTGGTGTACCTGGTGTGGAGGAGGTCACTGCAGGGCTACAGTTTGACAAGATATCCAGTGGCAAGTTTGGTTCCCTTCCATGAACAAGAAAGAAAGGGGAAAATCCAGTGCTTGAATGAACACCTGAGTTGTAGGCAAGCTCAAACTGTGGCAGGTACTGATCCCATTCACCACCACCTTGTGCAATATACTTAGCAAGTTGATCTTTCAGTGCCTTGTTTAGTCTCTCTGCCATACCGTCTGACTGGGCATGGTATTGTGATGTGCGTGTTTTGGTGATTCCAAGGGAGCTGCAAAGATGTTTGATGAGGCCTGCTTCAAACTGACGTCCTTGGTTCGTGTGAATTGACTCTGGCAAGCCATGCTGTCTTATGTAGTCCTCGAAAATGCACTTTGCCACAGTGGCAGCACGCTGATCTTTCAGTGGGAAAAGGTTAACATAGCGTGTAAAATAGTCCATTACTACCAGAACGAACCGGTTACCTTGGTTAGTGATAGGAAGCTCAGTGATGTTTGCAGCAATTTTTTGAAATGGCCTCTCCACCTGGATTGGCTGCAGTGGAGCTCTTTCACGGGGAGTTGGGGAGCCCCGTGTTTGGCATGGCAAGCACTCAGCACAAAACCCATGAATGTCCTTGGCCATGTATGGCCAATAACAGATGCATCTGGCCCTTTGCAGTGTGCGCTCTGCACTCAAATTTCCACTGAATAGACTTCCGTGCAACACTTTCAAGGCTGTGGGGATGAGAGCCGCTGGAAGAACAACTTGAAAGTTTTCCGGTGTGTGAGGGCTTTTTTTGACTTTCCTGCAGAGAATACCCTGTCGGATGATCAGCTTGGGACACTCATGCCAGAGTTTCCTGAGTGTGGAGGATGACTGTTTGAGGCGACCCAGTCGTGGTCTATGAGCATCGTCCTTCAGCCATGCAATGACTGTATGGAGACTTTCTTCCTAATTTTGCTGTTTCTGTAGTTTTCCCAAGTCCATTTTAagtgtgtggctgtgttcagGGATAACTGATGTAGTGTTgtcatgtctgtctgtggagGTGATGGTAGAAATAACACATTGAACACCAGTAGGATCGTTGTCCACTGGTGCTTTCCTCAGATTCAGAAGGGAATTATGATCTGTGATCACTGTAAATACACTGCCAGAcaggaaatgtttaaaatgcctTACAGACCAAACCACTGCCAAGAGCTCACGGTCAAAGGTGGACCACTTTCTTTTAGGAGGCTTGAGTGTGTGGCTAGCATAGACGTTAACACGTTCTTTGTTGTCTTGACATTGAGCCAGCACAGCACCAATGCCTTCCTGTGAAGCATCGGTGTACAGCAAGAAAGGCTGTGTGAATATAGCCCACCTTTCCCTATCTTAAGCAGGGTGGGGCCCTGAGTTCTTAAATCAAACTAACTGAATACTTGAAATAAGGTTCCTTTTATCTTTGGTCTGTATACACTTTAATTGTCTTTCTGTATTTATCTCAAATGATTTGCAACACCACTGTCACTAAGCTAGGTTCATCTAACGTCTATTAGTTTTGTAAAGTCACACTGAACCTACATTAGAGTAACTAGCATgctgcaataaaataaatgtaccaCCTTGCCAACAAACAGACATTTACCTTATGTGTTGAATATACCTTGGGTAAAAGTAATAACAATGCAACACACCAGGGTTAGTTTAGAAATAATAAATCCCCaattttaacataaataataaaataaatgtattttcagtctCTTTGGTATTTCCCTTTTCTTGAATACCAGGGTAACGCAATAATATTAATCCCCTTTTACTGGTGTAAACACGCTATAACAACTTTTCAGTTACCTTCAGTTCAAATTCAACTCTAATGTTAACTCAGTGGGCTCACCAagcacgcgcacgcacacacacaagccggcatataaaataaaataaaaccccaAACTTCGTTGCAGGCCTGTTGCGATGCTTGAGAGCGAGGATATTTAAACTATTGGTCCACTTCACTCAAAGGAGCAACAGAATGAACGAGTTTTTACCTTAGGCAACAGTTCAATCCACGAGTCCAAGAGTCCATTCACTTTGCTAATGAATGCTAACACAAAACACTGTGTGCAAACAAGCTATGATACACACATGAATAactgtgtgtaagtgtgaaGAAATGTCCAACTTCTCACAAAAGTACGCAGGATGGTATTCTGTGGTAAGACTGTCGAGTGGGCAGTCTAAAACACCAACTTACTACATACAACTTTGCATGAACTTCACACACTTCGCATCACGTTCGTTCGTAGTCAACCTCCCACTGCTTTTCTTTACATACTGTGCACCTCTGAACCCCCCACATAGACCAATGAATGACGTTTATAACTGCACatattattaatgtatttattacacTGTAGCTTTTAATCTTTTATGAAACAGCTTGTAAACCACAATTTTAGCAACAATGAACTTGTTTTTAACTAGATCACATGCTTTATATGCTTTTTATCATTTAATCACAATGTATAGCATTTTTAACCCAGCTACATGAAGATGGGATGTGCCATAATCGGTGGTTGAGTGAGAGCGTGTTTCAGTGACTGAAAAGCATCCTCACAGTTGATAGTCCATGTGAATACTGCTCCGTTTTGGGTTAGAGCATGCAGTGGAGCTGCAATGACAGAAAAGTTCTTGACAAACCTACGGTAGTAGGAGCACAATCCGATAAATGCTCTCACCTCGTTGGTTGTTCTGGGCGTTGGCCATCCATGAACCTTTTCAAGGTTCCTTGCATTTGGTTGGAGTCCCTGATTGGAGACTATGTGTCCCAGGAAGGTCACTTGTGTTTGAGTGAGctggcacttcctggctttCAACTTGAGACCAGCTGAGCGAAACCGGCCAAACACTTCCTCAAGGCTCTGTAGGTGATCTGAAAAAGAGCGACTGAACACAAGGACATCATCCAAATAAGTCAAACAGTCCTTCCAGTGCAGGCCATGGAACACCAGCTCCATCAACCTCTGAAACGTTGGTGGGGCGTTGGTCAAGCCCATAGACATAACCGAACTGGTACAGAGCACTGCCAGTACTGAATGCTGTTTTCTCTTTGTCATGTGGCTCAAGCTCAACCTGCCAATAGCCACTTGATAAGTCCATTGTACTGAACCAGCAAGAGCCTTCTGCAGGATGTGGCAGTGGGTATGAGTCTTTAATCGTGGCTGCATTAAATTTTCTGTAATCAATGCAGAATCTGTAGCTGCcatcttttttctttacaaGAACAACAGGAAAAGACCAGGGGCTACAGCTTTCCTCGAAGATGTCTTGGGACAAAAGCTGCTGAACCTGTCTTTCGATCTCTGCTATGATGTTCGGTGAGGTCCTGTATGATCTCTGTCTGATAGGTGGAGCATCTGCTGTCTTGATGCTGTGTCTG contains:
- the LOC123965279 gene encoding E3 ubiquitin-protein ligase TRIM21-like, with product MKKLLEAELKRVQQYAVDVTLDPDTAHPALILSDDGKQVNCGDVEKNLPDNPERFDTCPNVLAKQSFSSGRFYYEVQVKGKTKWDLGVARESINRKGKIITSPQKGYWTIWLRNENEYKALADPSVSLSLKSQPEKVGVFVDYEEGLVSFYDVDAAALIYSFTGCCFTEKLFPFFSPCLNYGGKNSAPLIITSGTTI